The Syngnathus acus chromosome 3, fSynAcu1.2, whole genome shotgun sequence genome includes a window with the following:
- the LOC119120443 gene encoding cartilage intermediate layer protein 1, whose protein sequence is MLLRLLLFMVGISQATVFSAKALWGRKDSSTPMTHSQDNYEWTTWFNVDHPGGRGDYEQLDAIRYYYRARVCETPRALEAKTTDWVPARETGEKVHADPTVGFWCLNEEQGSGRNCSNYAVRFLCPKGNSLNLQDIWSPWSDWDPCPALCGQVGVQIRSRSCSSHSVLCNGPKVESKECNGPQCLEDCSLHCVMGKVNAECDACMCEEHILLGSVRGSGGLIAKGAAILGLKKLLTLTDHNGHFRIPGVCPDGNTTLTIRLQGHATLSVIVPKSSERTTVLSVQLKRTEKLHVLSNPESKARREGQTAAFCCNVAGTPQPDKYQWFHNNSHLAGNSESTLVLKNLHPEQAGEYYCRASGESGTIKTKPALLKVIGKNSQSCNPEPESHLIRLPHDCYQNSTNSFYHDVGKCPSSNCVGQLDNGIRCKDKVAYCCGVAKMEERHLTCQGYQLPTMVVTQCGCQKCVDTKAIVHGRAVAADNGEPMRFGHIFMNGIRISRTGYKGTFTIHVPADMERLVLTFVDNMNKFINTTKVLPFNTKGGAVYHEIKLTRKKVPVTISSLETNTLELGEKEGQEPMAHIQIPPNSFYKENGEVFVGDVNASVTFLDPRDVSTAAAAQSDLNFVGSEGDTLPLRTYGMFSVDFRGGETNEPLNAGEVKVFLDSSQVTMPEHLGTMKLWSLNPDTGLWEEEGSLEVEKKSRGKREERTFLIGNMEIRERRLFNLDVPENRRCYVKVRAFRSERFMPSEQVEGVVVSLINMEPTAGYSTNPRAWGRFDSVITGPNGACLPAFCDEQKADAYFAYVMANLGGEELEAVHSSPKLNPNLIGVPQPYLNRLNYRRTDHDNPRLKKTAFSINLAKPSPNTAEEANGPVYAFEKLKECEEAPFSAAHFRFSRVEGDRYDYNTVPFNEDDPMSWTEDYLSWWPKPMEYRACYIKVKINSPHEINVRSHNMGGTHPKTVGQLYGLRDIRSIRDMDQTAVSAVCLEFKCSGMLYDQERVDRTLVKVIPQGSCKKDHVNPLLQEYLVNHLPLVVNNDTNEFIMLAPLDPLGHNYGIYTVTDQDPRTAKEIALGRCFDGTSDGTSRVMKSNEGIALTFTCGDREVTRQSVFQALQSSQGQTVASAGRNEGRQNRRRQRANALRNSQRRSTRDPKRRGTKTRS, encoded by the exons ATGCTATTGAGACTACTCCTTTTCATGGTGGGAATCAGCCAAGCCACAGTTTTTTCAGCAAAAG CGCTATGGGGAAGGAAAGATTCTAGCACACCTATGACCCACTCTCAAG ACAACTACGAATGGACCACATGGTTCAACGTGGACCATCCCGGAGGTCGTGGGGACTATGAGCAACTGGATGCCATTCGCTATTACTATCGGGCCCGTGTGTGTGAGACTCCCAGGGCGCTGGAGGCCAAAACTACCGATTGGGTCCCAGCTCGTGAAACTGGGGAGAAGGTGCATGCAGACCCAACTGTGGGCTTCTGGTGCCTCAATGAGGAGCAAGGTTCAGGACGGAACTGTTCCAACTATGCGGTCCGATTCCTTTGTCCTAAAG GCAACAGCCTAAACCTTCAGGATATTTGGAGTCCGTGGTCAGATTGGGATCCCTGTCCTGCCCTCTGTGGTCAAGTGGGAGTCCAAATTCGCTCCAGAAGCTGTAGTTCCCACTCAGTGCTTTGCAATGGCCCAAAGGTAGAAAGCAAAGAATGCAACGGACCACAGTGTCTGGAAG ATTGCTCCCTACATTGTGTAATGGGAAAAGTGAATGCAGAGTGtgatgcatgcatgtgtgaagAGCACATCTTGCTGGGCTCCGTCCGTGGTTCTGGAGGTCTCATTGCTAAGGGGGCTGCAATACTTGGCTTGAAAAAACTCCTCACCCTCACAGACCACAATGGACATTTCCGGATTCCCGGGGTCTGCCCAGATGGCAACACCACATTGACAATCAGACTGCAAGGCCACGCCACCCTGAGCGTTATTGTTCCGAAAAGCTCTGAGCGTACCACGGTCCTCAGCGTACAGCTCAAAAGAACCg AAAAGCTTCACGTGTTGAGCAACCCTGAGAGCAAGGCCAGGAGAGAAGGACAAACTGCTGCCTTCTGCTGTAATGTGGCTGGAACACCACAGCCAGACAAGTACCAATG GTTCCACAACAATAGCCATTTAGCAGGGAACTCTGAGAGCACCTTGGTTCTTAAAAACTTGCACCCCGAACAAGCTGGAGAGTACTACTGCCGGGCAAGTGGTGAATCGGGGACCATCAAGACCAAACCAGCCCTGCTCAAAGTCATTG GCAAAAATAGCCAATCATGCAATCCCGAGCCTGAATCTCATCTCATACGTCTTCCACATGACTGCTACCAAAACAGCACAAACTCATTCTACCACGATGTAGGCAAATGCCCCTCCAGCAACTGTGTCGGGCAGTTGGACAATGGAATCAGATGTAAAGACAAAGTGGCGTACTGCTGCGGTGTGGCAAAGATGGAGGAAAGGCACCTAACGTGCCAGGGCTACCAACTACCCACCATGGTGGTTACTCAATGTGGTTGTCAGAAATGTGTTGACACCAAGGCGATTGTGCACGGGAGAGCTGTAGCCGCCGACAACGGCGAGCCAATGAGATTTGGCCACATCTTTATGAATGGCATAAGAATTAGCCGTACAGGCTACAAAGGTACCTTCACCATCCACGTTCCTGCTGACATGGAGAGATTAGTCCTGACTTTTGTGGACAACATGAATAAATTCATTAACACTACAAAGGTACTCCCATTCAATACCAAAGGAGGTGCTGTTTACCATGAAATTAAGCTTACACGCAAGAAGGTTCCTGTGACTATTAGCTCATTAGAAACCAACACACTTGAACTTGGGGAAAAAGAGGGACAGGAACCAATGGCTCACATTCAGATTCCTCCCAATTCCTTCTATAAGGAGAATGGTGAAGTCTTTGTGGGTGACGTGAATGCCAGCGTCACATTTCTTGACCCCAGAGATGTTTCCACAGCGGCTGCAGCGCAAAGTGATCTCAACTTTGTAGGGAGTGAAGGAGATACCTTGCCACTGAGAACCTATGGGATGTTTTCAGTTGACTTCAGAGGTGGGGAAACCAACGAGCCCTTGAATGCAGGTGAGGTGAAGGTGTTCCTGGATTCTTCCCAGGTTACGATGCCTGAACACCTTGGAACCATGAAGCTGTGGTCGCTCAACCCTGATACGGGCctgtgggaggaggagggaagtttggaggttgaaaaaaaatcaagaggaAAAAGGGAAGAGAGAACTTTTCTGATCGGTAACATGGAGATCAGAGAGCGGCGACTCTTTAACCTGGACGTCCCAGAGAACCGGAGGTGTTATGTGAAAGTGAGGGCCTTCCGCAGCGAGCGTTTCATGCCCAGTGAACAGGTTGAGGGAGTTGTAGTGAGTCTCATAAACATGGAGCCCACGGCTGGCTACTCCACTAACCCTCGTGCTTGGGGACGTTTTGACAGCGTCATTACAGGCCCTAATGGTGCTTGCCTTCCTGCTTTCTGCGATGAGCAAAAGGCAGATGCCTACTTTGCGTACGTCATGGCCAACCTCGGAGGTGAAGAACTCGAGGCTGTCCATTCTAGTCCCAAACTCAATCCAAATCTCATCGGAGTGCCTCAGCCTTACCTAAACAGGCTGAACTACAGGCGCACTGATCATGACAACCCCAGACTCAAGAAGACGGCATTCAGCATTAACTTAGCAAAACCGAGTCCGAACACAGCTGAAGAGGCCAACGGACCTGTGTATGCATTTgagaaattgaaagaatgtgAGGAGGCACCATTCAGCGCTGCACATTTCCGCTTCTCACGAGTAGAAGGAGATCGTTACGACTACAATACGGTGCCATTCAATGAGGATGACCCAATGAGCTGGACAGAGGACTACCTCAGCTGGTGGCCTAAGCCAATGGAATACCGTGCCTGctacatcaaagtcaaaatcaaCAGTCCACACGAGATCAACGTTCGGTCCCACAATATGGGGGGGACTCACCCAAAGACAGTGGGCCAGCTGTACGGTCTCCGAGATATCCGAAGTATCCGTGATATGGACCAAACGGCGGTGTCAGCCGTTTGCCTCGAATTCAAGTGCAGTGGAATGTTGTACGATCAGGAACGCGTTGATCGCACATTGGTGAAGGTGATTCCGCAGGGTAGCTGCAAAAAAGATCATGTCAATCCACTCCTGCAGGAGTACCTGGTGAACCATCTACCACTAGTTGTTaacaatgacacaaatgaGTTCATCATGCTCGCACCTCTCGACCCTCTCGGTCATAACTACGGAATTTATACAGTAACAGATCAGGATCCACGGACAGCTAAAGAAATTGCTCTCGGACGCTGTTTTGACGGTACCTCTGATGGCACTTCTCGTGTAATGAAGAGCAATGAGGGCATCGCGTTGACGTTCACCTGTGGAGATCGCGAGGTGACCCGTCAAAGTGTCTTCCAGGCCCTACAGAGCTCGCAAGGTCAGACAGTCGCTAGTGCGGGGAGAAATGAAGGGAGACAAAACCGCCGTCGGCAGAGAGCCAATGCTTTGCGAAACAGTCAAAGACGGAGCACCAGAGATCCCAAACGAAGAGGCACAAAGACCAGAAGCTAA